A genomic window from Brassica oleracea var. oleracea cultivar TO1000 chromosome C8, BOL, whole genome shotgun sequence includes:
- the LOC106308580 gene encoding uncharacterized mitochondrial protein AtMg00810-like, with the protein MDVKNAFLQGKLKDEVYMHPPPVLGHLVNPGNVLRLKKAIYRLKQSPRAWYHKLSTTLNGRGRMVGKLNYLTIRRPYICFDVDQVSQHMQAPKVHHWNMVERTMRYLREATGQGVWMGCNKSTQIVGYYDEDWTGDRVDIRSTTDYYTFIGGNLVTWKSKKQKVISCSSAEAEYRAMRKLTSELI; encoded by the exons ATGGATGTGAAAAATGCATTCCTACAAGGAAAACTTAAAGATGAAGTGTATATGCACCCTCCTCCTGTTCTAGGACATCTAGTTAATCCAGGGAATGTGTTGAGATTGAAGAAGGCAATCTATAGATTAAAGCAGTCACCTAGAGCTTGGTATCACAAGCTGAGCACAACCTTGAATGGAAGAGG GAGAATGGTTGGAAAGCTGAATTATCTAACCATTAGAAGACCATACATATGCTTTGATGTGGATCAAGTCAGCCAACATATGCAAGCACCTAAAGTTCATCATTGGAATATGGTGGAAAGGACCATGAGGTATTTGAGAGAAGCTACGGGTCAAGGTGTATGGATGGGCTGCAACAAGAGCACACAAATTGTGGGATATTACGATGAAGACTGGACTGGTGATAGAGTGGACATAAGGTCTACAACAGACTATTACACATTCATTGGAGGCAACTTAGTAACTTGGAAGAGCAAGAAGCAAAAGGTGATATCATGTTCAAGTGCTGAAGCAGAGTATAGGGCAATGAGGAAGCTCACTAGTGAACTCATTTGA